Proteins found in one Planococcus citri chromosome 2, ihPlaCitr1.1, whole genome shotgun sequence genomic segment:
- the LOC135834884 gene encoding proclotting enzyme-like, with amino-acid sequence MFKSFFVYFCVCFIINTLAISEESSVEKKSIDDAESIIVTAASQSLDPNFDSNNDDSVVSRRSKRQFPGGYGTDSACLTSRGSLGRCLAFKQCYPFFKLPVLSQYENWILSMQDTCAYVASSGQQQVGVCCNGGGGYYHTNEIPYYPPAGVYPNPDAEPIPQFSHNPYVPANWPPPIPTHPPDHTIPPLPTHPPSPGYPNLDQTTTKKPAPAWPPTVPAYPTTTTKKPSPAWPPQITNKPTWTKPTVSKPWPPPVPTHPTTWPSTTPPDVEDVPSNMSECGIKNGYQDQERIVGGHNAEPGEWPWMAAILTSGRLFCGGSLIDDIHILTAAHCVAQMNPWDVARLRVNLGDYNIKSKGDVQHVERKVRKVVRHRGFDPRTLYNDIALLTLDSPVPFSRNIRPICLPQGRTQYHGRMATVIGWGSLKEMGPTPGILQEVSIPIWTNQECKTKYAGAAPGGIVETFLCAGKASKDSCSGDSGGPLMINDGKWQQIGVVSWGIGCGKGQYPGVYTRITSFMSWINKNLDT; translated from the exons CTGCAAGCCAGTCGCTGGATCCGAATTTTGATAGTAATAATGACGACTCGGTGGTATCAAGAAGGTCCAAGAGACAGTTCCCAGGAGGATATGGGACTGATTCGGCGTGCTTGACTAGCAGAGGATCACTGGGACGATGTCTAGCCTTCAAACAGTGCTATCCGTTCTTCAAGCTGCCGGTATTGTCTCAATACGAGAACTGGATATTGAGCATGCAAGACACGTGCGCCTATGTAGCATCGTCTGGTCAACAG CAAGTCGGAGTCTGTTGTAACGGTGGCGGAGGATACTACCACACTAACGAAATCCCCTACTACCCTCCAGCTGGAGTATATCCTAACCCAGATGCCGAACCAATCCCCCAGTTCTCACATAATCCTTACGTACCTGCCAATTGGCCCCCTCCTATACCTACTCATCCTCCTGATCACACCATACCTCCGTTACCAACTCACCCTCCATCTCCCGGATACCCTAATTTGGACCAAACTACCACCAAGAAACCAGCTCCTGCTTGGCCTCCTACAGTACCAGCATACCCAACGACCACGACGAAGAAACCATCGCCAGCTTGGCCACCTCAAATAACCAATAAACCAACGTGGACTAAACCGACTGTAAGCAAACCGTGGCCTCCTCCTGTGCCAACTCATCCTACTACTTGGCCATCTACGACACCTCCCGATGTGGAAGATGTGCCTTCGAATATGTCGGAGTGTGGTATCAAAAATGGGTACCAAGATCAGGAGAGGATTGTTGGTGGACATAACGCCGAACCTGGTGAATGGCCGTGGATG GCTGCTATTTTAACGAGTGGAAGACTGTTTTGTGGTGGATCTCTTATCGATGATATACATATATTGACCGCTGCCCATTGTGTTGCGCA AATGAATCCATGGGATGTGGCCAGACTACGAGTGAATCTCGGTGATTACAATATAAAAAGCAAAGGCGATGTGCAACACGTTGAAAGAAAAGTACGCAAAGTAGTTCGTCATCGTGGATTCGATCCGCGCACTTTG TATAATGACATCGCCTTACTCACACTCGATTCTCCGGttccattttcaagaaatattagACCTATTTGTTTGCCTCAAGGAAGAACTCAGTATCATGGACGAATGGCCACTGTGATCGGATGGGGTAGTCTGAAAGAAA TGGGTCCAACTCCTGGTATCCTACAAGAAGTCAGCATACCCATATGGACGAATCAAGAATGTAAAACAAAATACGCAGGAGCAGCTCCAGGAGGTATCGTGGAAACATTCTTATGCGCTGGTAAAGCCAGTAAGGATTCGTGCAGT GGTGATAGTGGAGGTCCGTTGATGATAAACGATGGTAAATGGCAACAAATTGGAGTTGTGAGTTGGGGAATAGGCTGTGGTAAAGGTCAATATCCGGGTGTATACACGAGAATAACGTCTTTCATGTCATGGATAAATAAGAATTTAGATACgtaa